In Lutra lutra chromosome 6, mLutLut1.2, whole genome shotgun sequence, the following are encoded in one genomic region:
- the POLH gene encoding DNA polymerase eta isoform X3, protein MATGQDRVVVLVDMDCFFVQVEQRQNPHLRNKPCAVVQYKSWKGGGIVAVSYEARAFGVTRSMWADDAKKLCPDLLLAQVRESRGKADLTKYREASVEVMGVMSRFAVIERASIDEAYIDLTSAVQERLQKLQGQPISADLLPTTYIEGLPQGPTTAEGTDQKEETRKQGLFQWLDSLQIDNPTSPDLQLTVGAVIVEEMRAAIEKETGFQCSAGISHNKVLAKLACGLNKPNRQTLVSHGSVPQLFSQMPIGKIRNLGGKLGASVIEILGVEYMGELTQFTESQLQSHFGEKNGSWLYAMCRGIEHDPVKPRKLPKTIGCSKNFPGKTALATQEQVQWWFLQLAHELEERLIKDRNDNDRVATQLAVIIRVQGDKRLSSARRCCALTRYDAHKMSRDAFAVIRNCNTSGIKTDWSPPLTMVFLCATKFSTSAPSSCTDITTFLSNDPSSLPKVPVTSSEAKTQCGSAVTATKKPNTSLESFFQKAAEKQKVKEASLSPLTATTQALVSNSPSKASLPFQTSPATGTEPFFKQKSLILKQKQLSNSSVFFPPQNPQSSPQQLTNYLPTEYPDCTVCQAALKLGSSETTPTEVDLAQNSPSRLASLASSSALEVAQKSTITPSPVASEDQIPCEKCGSLVPVWEMPEHMDYHFALELQKSFLQPHSSNSEAVPASSPQSKRNPKSPSASSNKRPRPEGMQTLESFFKPLTH, encoded by the exons ATGGCTACTGGACAGGACCGAGTAGTTGTCCTAGTGGACATGGACTGTTTTTTTGTTCAAGTGGAACAGCGGCAGAATCCTCATTTGAGGAATAAACCTTGTGCGGTTGTACAGTACAAGTCATGGAAGGGTGGTGG AATAGTTGCAGTGAGTTATGAAGCTCGTGCATTTGGGGTCACTAGAAGCATGTGGGCAGATGATGCTAAGAAGTTATGTCCTGATCTTCTGTTGGCACAAGTTCGTGAGTCCCGTGGGAAAGCTGACCTCACCaa GTACCGGGAAGCCAGTGTGGAAGTGATGGGGGTAATGTCTCGTTTTGCTGTGATTGAACGTGCCAGCATTGATGAGGCTTATATAGACCTGACGAGTGCTGTACAAGAAAGACTACAAAAGCTACAAGGTCAACCTATCTCAGCTGACCTGTTGCCAACCACCTACATTGAAGGGTTGCCCCAAGGCCCTACAACAGCAGAAGGGACTGATCAGAAAG AGGAGACGCGAAAACAAGGCTTATTTCAATGGCTTGATTCTCTTCAGATTGATAACCCCACCTCTCCAGACCTGCAGCTCACTGTTGGAGCAGTGATTGTGGAGGAAATGAGAGCCGCCATAGAGAAGGAGACGGGCTTTCAGTGTTCAGCTGGAATTTCACATAATAAG GTCCTGGCAAAACTGGCCTGTGGACTGAACAAGCCCAACCGCCAGACCCTGGTCTCACACGGGTCAGTCCCGCAGCTCTTCAGCCAAATGCCTATTGGCAAAAT CCGTAATCTTGGAGGAAAACTAGGTGCCTCTGTCATTGAAATCCTGGGGGTGGAATACATGGGCGAACTGACTCAGTTCACTGAATCTCAGCTCCAGAGTCATTTTGGGGAGAAGAATGG ATCTTGGCTATATGCCATGTGCCGTGGGATTGAACATGATCCAGTTAAACCCAGGAAACTACCTAAAACCATTGGCTGCAGCAAGAACTTCCCAGGAAAGACGGCTCTGGCTACTCAGGAGCAG GTACAATGGTGGTTTTTGCAATTAGCCCATGAACTAGAGGAGAGACTAATCAAGGACCGAAATGat AATGACAGGGTGGCCACCCAGTTGGCTGTGATCATTCGTGTACAGGGAGACAAACGTCTCAGCAGCGCACGCCGCTGCTGTGCTCTTACCCGCTATGATGCTCACAAGATGAGCCGTGATGCGTTTGCTGTCATCAGGAACTGTAACACTTCAGGAATCAAAACTGACTG GTCCCCTCCCCTCACAATGGTCTTCCTCTGTGCTACCAAATTCTCCACCTCTGCCCCTTCATCTTGCACAGACATCACCACCTTCTTGAGCAATGACCCAAGTTCTCTGCCAAAGGTGCCAGTTACCAGTTCAGAAGCTAAGACCCAGTGTGGCTCAGCAGTGACAGCCACTAAGAAACCAAACACTTCTCTGGAATCATTCTTCCAAAAAGCTGCAGAAAAGCAGAAAGTCAAAGAAGCTTCACTGTCACCTCTTACTGCCACTACCCAGGCCCTTGTGAGCAATTCACCATCCAAGGCCTCCTTACCTTTCCAAACCAGTCCCGCTACGGGAACTGAACCCTTCTTTAAGCAGAAGAGTCTAATTCTAAAGCAGAAACAGCTTAGtaattcttcagttttcttccctCCACAAAATCCACAGTCTAGCCCTCAACAGTTAACAAACTATCTTCCAACAGAGTATCCAGATTGCACCGTCTGTCAAGCAGCATTGAAGCTAGGATCCTCTGAAACAACTCCTACAGAGGTGGATTTGGCCCAGAACAGCCCAAGCAGGCTTGCTTCTTTAGCTTCCAGCTCTGCTCTGGAGGTGGCTCAGAAATCAACTATTACCCCAAGTCCTGTGGCATCTGAGGACCAAATACCCTGTGAGAAGTGTGGCTCTCTGGTACCTGTATGGGAGATGCCGGAACACATGGACTATCATTTTGCATTGGAGTTACAGAAATCCTTTCTGCAGCCCCACTCCTCAAACTCGGAGGCTGTTCCTGCCAGTTCTCCTCAAAGCAAAAGAAATCCCAAGAGCCCTTCAGCCTCCAGTAATAAACGCCCTAGGCCTGAGGGCATGCAGACATTGGAATCATTCTTTAAGCCGTTAACACACTAG
- the POLH gene encoding DNA polymerase eta isoform X4: protein MKLVHLGSLEACGQMMLRSYVLIFCWHKFVSPVGKLTSPKETRKQGLFQWLDSLQIDNPTSPDLQLTVGAVIVEEMRAAIEKETGFQCSAGISHNKVLAKLACGLNKPNRQTLVSHGSVPQLFSQMPIGKIRNLGGKLGASVIEILGVEYMGELTQFTESQLQSHFGEKNGSWLYAMCRGIEHDPVKPRKLPKTIGCSKNFPGKTALATQEQVQWWFLQLAHELEERLIKDRNDNDRVATQLAVIIRVQGDKRLSSARRCCALTRYDAHKMSRDAFAVIRNCNTSGIKTDWSPPLTMVFLCATKFSTSAPSSCTDITTFLSNDPSSLPKVPVTSSEAKTQCGSAVTATKKPNTSLESFFQKAAEKQKVKEASLSPLTATTQALVSNSPSKASLPFQTSPATGTEPFFKQKSLILKQKQLSNSSVFFPPQNPQSSPQQLTNYLPTEYPDCTVCQAALKLGSSETTPTEVDLAQNSPSRLASLASSSALEVAQKSTITPSPVASEDQIPCEKCGSLVPVWEMPEHMDYHFALELQKSFLQPHSSNSEAVPASSPQSKRNPKSPSASSNKRPRPEGMQTLESFFKPLTH, encoded by the exons ATGAAGCTCGTGCATTTGGGGTCACTAGAAGCATGTGGGCAGATGATGCTAAGAAGTTATGTCCTGATCTTCTGTTGGCACAAGTTCGTGAGTCCCGTGGGAAAGCTGACCTCACCaa AGGAGACGCGAAAACAAGGCTTATTTCAATGGCTTGATTCTCTTCAGATTGATAACCCCACCTCTCCAGACCTGCAGCTCACTGTTGGAGCAGTGATTGTGGAGGAAATGAGAGCCGCCATAGAGAAGGAGACGGGCTTTCAGTGTTCAGCTGGAATTTCACATAATAAG GTCCTGGCAAAACTGGCCTGTGGACTGAACAAGCCCAACCGCCAGACCCTGGTCTCACACGGGTCAGTCCCGCAGCTCTTCAGCCAAATGCCTATTGGCAAAAT CCGTAATCTTGGAGGAAAACTAGGTGCCTCTGTCATTGAAATCCTGGGGGTGGAATACATGGGCGAACTGACTCAGTTCACTGAATCTCAGCTCCAGAGTCATTTTGGGGAGAAGAATGG ATCTTGGCTATATGCCATGTGCCGTGGGATTGAACATGATCCAGTTAAACCCAGGAAACTACCTAAAACCATTGGCTGCAGCAAGAACTTCCCAGGAAAGACGGCTCTGGCTACTCAGGAGCAG GTACAATGGTGGTTTTTGCAATTAGCCCATGAACTAGAGGAGAGACTAATCAAGGACCGAAATGat AATGACAGGGTGGCCACCCAGTTGGCTGTGATCATTCGTGTACAGGGAGACAAACGTCTCAGCAGCGCACGCCGCTGCTGTGCTCTTACCCGCTATGATGCTCACAAGATGAGCCGTGATGCGTTTGCTGTCATCAGGAACTGTAACACTTCAGGAATCAAAACTGACTG GTCCCCTCCCCTCACAATGGTCTTCCTCTGTGCTACCAAATTCTCCACCTCTGCCCCTTCATCTTGCACAGACATCACCACCTTCTTGAGCAATGACCCAAGTTCTCTGCCAAAGGTGCCAGTTACCAGTTCAGAAGCTAAGACCCAGTGTGGCTCAGCAGTGACAGCCACTAAGAAACCAAACACTTCTCTGGAATCATTCTTCCAAAAAGCTGCAGAAAAGCAGAAAGTCAAAGAAGCTTCACTGTCACCTCTTACTGCCACTACCCAGGCCCTTGTGAGCAATTCACCATCCAAGGCCTCCTTACCTTTCCAAACCAGTCCCGCTACGGGAACTGAACCCTTCTTTAAGCAGAAGAGTCTAATTCTAAAGCAGAAACAGCTTAGtaattcttcagttttcttccctCCACAAAATCCACAGTCTAGCCCTCAACAGTTAACAAACTATCTTCCAACAGAGTATCCAGATTGCACCGTCTGTCAAGCAGCATTGAAGCTAGGATCCTCTGAAACAACTCCTACAGAGGTGGATTTGGCCCAGAACAGCCCAAGCAGGCTTGCTTCTTTAGCTTCCAGCTCTGCTCTGGAGGTGGCTCAGAAATCAACTATTACCCCAAGTCCTGTGGCATCTGAGGACCAAATACCCTGTGAGAAGTGTGGCTCTCTGGTACCTGTATGGGAGATGCCGGAACACATGGACTATCATTTTGCATTGGAGTTACAGAAATCCTTTCTGCAGCCCCACTCCTCAAACTCGGAGGCTGTTCCTGCCAGTTCTCCTCAAAGCAAAAGAAATCCCAAGAGCCCTTCAGCCTCCAGTAATAAACGCCCTAGGCCTGAGGGCATGCAGACATTGGAATCATTCTTTAAGCCGTTAACACACTAG
- the POLH gene encoding DNA polymerase eta isoform X1, giving the protein MSVGSSLEPREMATGQDRVVVLVDMDCFFVQVEQRQNPHLRNKPCAVVQYKSWKGGGIVAVSYEARAFGVTRSMWADDAKKLCPDLLLAQVRESRGKADLTKYREASVEVMGVMSRFAVIERASIDEAYIDLTSAVQERLQKLQGQPISADLLPTTYIEGLPQGPTTAEGTDQKEETRKQGLFQWLDSLQIDNPTSPDLQLTVGAVIVEEMRAAIEKETGFQCSAGISHNKVLAKLACGLNKPNRQTLVSHGSVPQLFSQMPIGKIRNLGGKLGASVIEILGVEYMGELTQFTESQLQSHFGEKNGSWLYAMCRGIEHDPVKPRKLPKTIGCSKNFPGKTALATQEQVQWWFLQLAHELEERLIKDRNDNDRVATQLAVIIRVQGDKRLSSARRCCALTRYDAHKMSRDAFAVIRNCNTSGIKTDWSPPLTMVFLCATKFSTSAPSSCTDITTFLSNDPSSLPKVPVTSSEAKTQCGSAVTATKKPNTSLESFFQKAAEKQKVKEASLSPLTATTQALVSNSPSKASLPFQTSPATGTEPFFKQKSLILKQKQLSNSSVFFPPQNPQSSPQQLTNYLPTEYPDCTVCQAALKLGSSETTPTEVDLAQNSPSRLASLASSSALEVAQKSTITPSPVASEDQIPCEKCGSLVPVWEMPEHMDYHFALELQKSFLQPHSSNSEAVPASSPQSKRNPKSPSASSNKRPRPEGMQTLESFFKPLTH; this is encoded by the exons ATGTCTGTGGGAAGCTCACTGGAGCCCAG AGAAATGGCTACTGGACAGGACCGAGTAGTTGTCCTAGTGGACATGGACTGTTTTTTTGTTCAAGTGGAACAGCGGCAGAATCCTCATTTGAGGAATAAACCTTGTGCGGTTGTACAGTACAAGTCATGGAAGGGTGGTGG AATAGTTGCAGTGAGTTATGAAGCTCGTGCATTTGGGGTCACTAGAAGCATGTGGGCAGATGATGCTAAGAAGTTATGTCCTGATCTTCTGTTGGCACAAGTTCGTGAGTCCCGTGGGAAAGCTGACCTCACCaa GTACCGGGAAGCCAGTGTGGAAGTGATGGGGGTAATGTCTCGTTTTGCTGTGATTGAACGTGCCAGCATTGATGAGGCTTATATAGACCTGACGAGTGCTGTACAAGAAAGACTACAAAAGCTACAAGGTCAACCTATCTCAGCTGACCTGTTGCCAACCACCTACATTGAAGGGTTGCCCCAAGGCCCTACAACAGCAGAAGGGACTGATCAGAAAG AGGAGACGCGAAAACAAGGCTTATTTCAATGGCTTGATTCTCTTCAGATTGATAACCCCACCTCTCCAGACCTGCAGCTCACTGTTGGAGCAGTGATTGTGGAGGAAATGAGAGCCGCCATAGAGAAGGAGACGGGCTTTCAGTGTTCAGCTGGAATTTCACATAATAAG GTCCTGGCAAAACTGGCCTGTGGACTGAACAAGCCCAACCGCCAGACCCTGGTCTCACACGGGTCAGTCCCGCAGCTCTTCAGCCAAATGCCTATTGGCAAAAT CCGTAATCTTGGAGGAAAACTAGGTGCCTCTGTCATTGAAATCCTGGGGGTGGAATACATGGGCGAACTGACTCAGTTCACTGAATCTCAGCTCCAGAGTCATTTTGGGGAGAAGAATGG ATCTTGGCTATATGCCATGTGCCGTGGGATTGAACATGATCCAGTTAAACCCAGGAAACTACCTAAAACCATTGGCTGCAGCAAGAACTTCCCAGGAAAGACGGCTCTGGCTACTCAGGAGCAG GTACAATGGTGGTTTTTGCAATTAGCCCATGAACTAGAGGAGAGACTAATCAAGGACCGAAATGat AATGACAGGGTGGCCACCCAGTTGGCTGTGATCATTCGTGTACAGGGAGACAAACGTCTCAGCAGCGCACGCCGCTGCTGTGCTCTTACCCGCTATGATGCTCACAAGATGAGCCGTGATGCGTTTGCTGTCATCAGGAACTGTAACACTTCAGGAATCAAAACTGACTG GTCCCCTCCCCTCACAATGGTCTTCCTCTGTGCTACCAAATTCTCCACCTCTGCCCCTTCATCTTGCACAGACATCACCACCTTCTTGAGCAATGACCCAAGTTCTCTGCCAAAGGTGCCAGTTACCAGTTCAGAAGCTAAGACCCAGTGTGGCTCAGCAGTGACAGCCACTAAGAAACCAAACACTTCTCTGGAATCATTCTTCCAAAAAGCTGCAGAAAAGCAGAAAGTCAAAGAAGCTTCACTGTCACCTCTTACTGCCACTACCCAGGCCCTTGTGAGCAATTCACCATCCAAGGCCTCCTTACCTTTCCAAACCAGTCCCGCTACGGGAACTGAACCCTTCTTTAAGCAGAAGAGTCTAATTCTAAAGCAGAAACAGCTTAGtaattcttcagttttcttccctCCACAAAATCCACAGTCTAGCCCTCAACAGTTAACAAACTATCTTCCAACAGAGTATCCAGATTGCACCGTCTGTCAAGCAGCATTGAAGCTAGGATCCTCTGAAACAACTCCTACAGAGGTGGATTTGGCCCAGAACAGCCCAAGCAGGCTTGCTTCTTTAGCTTCCAGCTCTGCTCTGGAGGTGGCTCAGAAATCAACTATTACCCCAAGTCCTGTGGCATCTGAGGACCAAATACCCTGTGAGAAGTGTGGCTCTCTGGTACCTGTATGGGAGATGCCGGAACACATGGACTATCATTTTGCATTGGAGTTACAGAAATCCTTTCTGCAGCCCCACTCCTCAAACTCGGAGGCTGTTCCTGCCAGTTCTCCTCAAAGCAAAAGAAATCCCAAGAGCCCTTCAGCCTCCAGTAATAAACGCCCTAGGCCTGAGGGCATGCAGACATTGGAATCATTCTTTAAGCCGTTAACACACTAG
- the POLH gene encoding DNA polymerase eta isoform X2 — protein sequence MSVGSSLEPREMATGQDRVVVLVDMDCFFVQVEQRQNPHLRNKPCAVVQYKSWKGGGIVAVSYEARAFGVTRSMWADDAKKLCPDLLLAQVRESRGKADLTKYREASVEVMGVMSRFAVIERASIDEAYIDLTSAVQERLQKLQGQPISADLLPTTYIEGLPQGPTTAEGTDQKEETRKQGLFQWLDSLQIDNPTSPDLQLTVGAVIVEEMRAAIEKETGFQCSAGISHNKVLAKLACGLNKPNRQTLVSHGSVPQLFSQMPIGKIRNLGGKLGASVIEILGVEYMGELTQFTESQLQSHFGEKNGSWLYAMCRGIEHDPVKPRKLPKTIGCSKNFPGKTALATQEQNDRVATQLAVIIRVQGDKRLSSARRCCALTRYDAHKMSRDAFAVIRNCNTSGIKTDWSPPLTMVFLCATKFSTSAPSSCTDITTFLSNDPSSLPKVPVTSSEAKTQCGSAVTATKKPNTSLESFFQKAAEKQKVKEASLSPLTATTQALVSNSPSKASLPFQTSPATGTEPFFKQKSLILKQKQLSNSSVFFPPQNPQSSPQQLTNYLPTEYPDCTVCQAALKLGSSETTPTEVDLAQNSPSRLASLASSSALEVAQKSTITPSPVASEDQIPCEKCGSLVPVWEMPEHMDYHFALELQKSFLQPHSSNSEAVPASSPQSKRNPKSPSASSNKRPRPEGMQTLESFFKPLTH from the exons ATGTCTGTGGGAAGCTCACTGGAGCCCAG AGAAATGGCTACTGGACAGGACCGAGTAGTTGTCCTAGTGGACATGGACTGTTTTTTTGTTCAAGTGGAACAGCGGCAGAATCCTCATTTGAGGAATAAACCTTGTGCGGTTGTACAGTACAAGTCATGGAAGGGTGGTGG AATAGTTGCAGTGAGTTATGAAGCTCGTGCATTTGGGGTCACTAGAAGCATGTGGGCAGATGATGCTAAGAAGTTATGTCCTGATCTTCTGTTGGCACAAGTTCGTGAGTCCCGTGGGAAAGCTGACCTCACCaa GTACCGGGAAGCCAGTGTGGAAGTGATGGGGGTAATGTCTCGTTTTGCTGTGATTGAACGTGCCAGCATTGATGAGGCTTATATAGACCTGACGAGTGCTGTACAAGAAAGACTACAAAAGCTACAAGGTCAACCTATCTCAGCTGACCTGTTGCCAACCACCTACATTGAAGGGTTGCCCCAAGGCCCTACAACAGCAGAAGGGACTGATCAGAAAG AGGAGACGCGAAAACAAGGCTTATTTCAATGGCTTGATTCTCTTCAGATTGATAACCCCACCTCTCCAGACCTGCAGCTCACTGTTGGAGCAGTGATTGTGGAGGAAATGAGAGCCGCCATAGAGAAGGAGACGGGCTTTCAGTGTTCAGCTGGAATTTCACATAATAAG GTCCTGGCAAAACTGGCCTGTGGACTGAACAAGCCCAACCGCCAGACCCTGGTCTCACACGGGTCAGTCCCGCAGCTCTTCAGCCAAATGCCTATTGGCAAAAT CCGTAATCTTGGAGGAAAACTAGGTGCCTCTGTCATTGAAATCCTGGGGGTGGAATACATGGGCGAACTGACTCAGTTCACTGAATCTCAGCTCCAGAGTCATTTTGGGGAGAAGAATGG ATCTTGGCTATATGCCATGTGCCGTGGGATTGAACATGATCCAGTTAAACCCAGGAAACTACCTAAAACCATTGGCTGCAGCAAGAACTTCCCAGGAAAGACGGCTCTGGCTACTCAGGAGCAG AATGACAGGGTGGCCACCCAGTTGGCTGTGATCATTCGTGTACAGGGAGACAAACGTCTCAGCAGCGCACGCCGCTGCTGTGCTCTTACCCGCTATGATGCTCACAAGATGAGCCGTGATGCGTTTGCTGTCATCAGGAACTGTAACACTTCAGGAATCAAAACTGACTG GTCCCCTCCCCTCACAATGGTCTTCCTCTGTGCTACCAAATTCTCCACCTCTGCCCCTTCATCTTGCACAGACATCACCACCTTCTTGAGCAATGACCCAAGTTCTCTGCCAAAGGTGCCAGTTACCAGTTCAGAAGCTAAGACCCAGTGTGGCTCAGCAGTGACAGCCACTAAGAAACCAAACACTTCTCTGGAATCATTCTTCCAAAAAGCTGCAGAAAAGCAGAAAGTCAAAGAAGCTTCACTGTCACCTCTTACTGCCACTACCCAGGCCCTTGTGAGCAATTCACCATCCAAGGCCTCCTTACCTTTCCAAACCAGTCCCGCTACGGGAACTGAACCCTTCTTTAAGCAGAAGAGTCTAATTCTAAAGCAGAAACAGCTTAGtaattcttcagttttcttccctCCACAAAATCCACAGTCTAGCCCTCAACAGTTAACAAACTATCTTCCAACAGAGTATCCAGATTGCACCGTCTGTCAAGCAGCATTGAAGCTAGGATCCTCTGAAACAACTCCTACAGAGGTGGATTTGGCCCAGAACAGCCCAAGCAGGCTTGCTTCTTTAGCTTCCAGCTCTGCTCTGGAGGTGGCTCAGAAATCAACTATTACCCCAAGTCCTGTGGCATCTGAGGACCAAATACCCTGTGAGAAGTGTGGCTCTCTGGTACCTGTATGGGAGATGCCGGAACACATGGACTATCATTTTGCATTGGAGTTACAGAAATCCTTTCTGCAGCCCCACTCCTCAAACTCGGAGGCTGTTCCTGCCAGTTCTCCTCAAAGCAAAAGAAATCCCAAGAGCCCTTCAGCCTCCAGTAATAAACGCCCTAGGCCTGAGGGCATGCAGACATTGGAATCATTCTTTAAGCCGTTAACACACTAG